Part of the Oncorhynchus mykiss isolate Arlee chromosome 12, USDA_OmykA_1.1, whole genome shotgun sequence genome, ACACATGCACTTAGAcgtattcagttggccttgctgttgtGATTGTTGTTGTCCTTATTAtactttgttttttgttgtttcctgtttttctttctcttttttttctttgttAAATTTGTTGGTTGGTGGGACAGTGGCATCGGGGGACAGGGAATTGGGTTACGGGGGCTTGTTGAAAGGTGGCTTGAGTGACAATGACTTGGGGGTCCGTGGCTTGGGAGATGGGGGCTTGGTGGACGGTGGCTTGGTGGACGGTGGCTTGGTGGACGGTGGCTTGGGGGATGGGGGTTTGGTGGACGGTGGCTCGGAGGACGGTGGCTAGGTGGACGGTGGCTTGTTGGGGTGGTCTCGGATGGTCTCGGAGTGCTCTCGAGGAACTGTGGGGTAATCTTGGAGGGCTGGTGGCCGGAcggttgggagcttgggccggTGGCTGATATGTCGCTGGTTTGGGTCCCCTTTTTGGCCTTGTGGGAGATTTGTCGAAATGCCTTTAGGCAGGGCGAtgaccctggttgcttctgtggGTCGCTCTGGACGGGAGTCTGTTAGATAACTGAATGTATTGTAAATGTTGAGCGACTTCACCTCAAGTAGAttgaatgttttttattttttattttatttcacctttatttaaccaggtaggctagttgagaacaagttctcatttgcaactgcgacctggccaagataaagcatagcagtgtgaacagacaacacagagttacacatggagtaaacaattaacaagtcaataacacagtagaaaaaaaagagagtctatatacattgtgtgcaaaaggcatgaggaggaaaaaaaagttaaaaaaaaaaaaaaaagtaaataaataaaatattatatttatttaataatatatatattttttaaacgaaAGTTAACACAAcattctctccctgtgtgtgtgtgtgtgtgtgtatgtgtgtgtgtgtgtgtgtgtgtcagtggtcaGTCTTCCCAGAGTCAGCAAACAGACCTGGCCTCCATATTCAGTGTATGTGGACCTGTTATGTACATTTGTTTTGGTTTACCTCAACTAAAGTTGATCTGTCAATCATTCATTAATATGTTCATGAGAAAGCATTTCTTCTCTTAActtatttactttatttatttcagttgcttGAAAATAATATTGTGACATTTGTGAAGAATGAGCTGATGAAGTTCAAGAGGATTCTTAATCCAGAACTCCCAGAAGGCTTTGAGAGTCAGAAGCAGGATGAGGAAGTTGTGGATGCTAAGGATGAGAAGCAGGAGAGCagtgccagagagggggctctgaagatcacactgcacatcctgaggaaaatgaaccagaaggagcttgctgacacactggagaaaagtAAGAGCTGTCTGCCTCATGTTGAATGCTTAATTGTAACAAATATTTAAACACTGTAGCTAAGGTACAGCTAAAGTAGCTGTGTAACTCAATGATATTATAGCAGCCTTAACACAACACCTAGTGACGTCGTCAAGTAGCAGcagggatgtgttgtgttgattgatttagacagagaagaggagagacagaggagagaagaggagagagatttaGCACataattacaacactgtatatagacataataggACATCTGACATATCTTAATATCTTAAAAAAacctttgtgagtgtaatgtttactgtttatttttattgaactTTTGTTGattatgtttcccatgtcaacaaagagagagagagagagagagagagagagcatcaataataccaataataatataaATCACTACAGTGTGTAAGGCATTATGAAAACATTTACACATTTATACAGTCAGTTAAGAGAATAAATAATTATATAGTACAACTTTAAAACAGTCTTACAATACTGTACTATGACGTAATATGAACAGATGAAATGTGAATATCCTCTGTGTTATTTCTAGATTCAGACGAGCTTGCTGTGATTTGCCAACATGAACTCAAATCTCATCTAAAGAAGAAGTTTCAATGTGTATTTGAGGGGATCGCTCAACAaggaaacccaacacttctcaataAGATCTACACAGAGCCCTACATGACAGAGGGTGGAAAAGGAGAGGTCAATAACGAACATGAGCTAAGACAGATtgagacaacaaccaggaaacaAGCAAGACCAGAGACTGCAATCAAATGTAACGACATCTTCAAACCCTTAAGTGGACAAGACAAACTgatcagaactgtgctgacaaagggagtcgctggcattggaaaaacagtctctgtgcagaagttcattctggactgggctgaaggaaaagcaaatcaggatgtccaatttgtattttcattcccctttcgggagctgaatttgatgaaagagGAAAAACACACTTTGAATGAACTTCTCAATCGTttctcaatggaaaccaaagAATCAAGAATCTCCGAACACAACAAGTAcaaagttctgttcatctttgatggtctggatgagtgccgcctgcccctagacttccagaagaacaagTTCTGTTGTGACGTCACAGagtcaacctcagtggatgttctgctgacaaatctcatcaagggaaatctgcttccctctgctctcctctggataactacccgacctgcagcagccaataagatcccttcagggtgtgttgaccaggtgacagaggtacgagggttcaatgaACAACAGAAGGAAGAATACTTCAGAAAGCGATTCAGTGATGATGAGGACCTGGCCAGcagaatcatctcacacataaagacatcaaggagcctccacatcatgtgccacattccagtcttctgttggatttcTGCAATAGTCCTTGAACACACGCTGAAACATAAGAGAGAAGAGATACCCAAGactctgactgagatgt contains:
- the LOC110516968 gene encoding NLR family CARD domain-containing protein 3-like codes for the protein MKFKRILNPELPEGFESQKQDEEVVDAKDEKQESSAREGALKITLHILRKMNQKELADTLEKNSDELAVICQHELKSHLKKKFQCVFEGIAQQGNPTLLNKIYTEPYMTEGGKGEVNNEHELRQIETTTRKQARPETAIKCNDIFKPLSGQDKLIRTVLTKGVAGIGKTVSVQKFILDWAEGKANQDVQFVFSFPFRELNLMKEEKHTLNELLNRFSMETKESRISEHNKYKVLFIFDGLDECRLPLDFQKNKFCCDVTESTSVDVLLTNLIKGNLLPSALLWITTRPAAANKIPSGCVDQVTEVRGFNEQQKEEYFRKRFSDDEDLASRIISHIKTSRSLHIMCHIPVFCWISAIVLEHTLKHKREEIPKTLTEMYTHLVVFHTIKKNEKYLGKEKTGPHWNKESILSLGKLAFQQLVKGNLIFYEEDLKEAGIDVNEASVYSGLCTQLFKEECGLYQDKVYCFVHLSIQEFLAALYVFLSFINNNENLMAKPQSTSSNLTALLRDKPEVTFYKSVVDKALQSETGNLDLFLRFLLGLSMESNQKHLRGLLSTTRGISQSYEETVKYIKDKIRENPSPERCINLFHCLNELNDHSLVEEIQRYLRSGSHSRGKLSHAQWSALVFVLLTSEKEVEVFDLKKYSRSEEGLLRLLPVIKASRVALLSGCGVTEEGCASLVSALKSNPSHLRELYLSNNDLKDSGVKLLSVGLENPHCKLESLRSVFLHLVNKR